From the genome of Cyanobium sp. ATX 6F1:
TCATAGACCACCACGCCGGGACGCAGCCGATCCAGCTGGCCGGGGGTGAGGGGGCAGCGCTGGGCCGCCGCCGGATCCTCCGCTGCGGCCATGCCCAGGGGCGTGGTGTTGACCACCAGATCGGCCTGGGCCACGGCGCTGGAAAGGGGGCCGTCGCCGGGGTCATCGCTGTCGTCCCAGGCCAGGGCTTCGATGCCTGGGGCCCAGGGGCGGCAGCTCTCGATGAAGGGCTCCAGGCTTGCGGCCCGGCGCCCCGCCACGCTGATCCGCTCGAGATCCAGTTCAGCGCAGCCGGCGACCACGGCCCGGGCGCTGCCGCCGCAGCCCAGCACCAGGGCGCGTTGGCCCCGCCACGGAGCAGGTCCGTTCCCGTCCCGCAGGGGCGCGAGGAACCCCTCCACATCAGTGTTGGTGCCCATCCAGCCTCCCTCGGCCCGGCGCACCAGGGTGTTGACGGCCCCCAGTCGCCGGGCCAGGGGACTGAGCGCGTCCGCCAGTTCCGCCGCCGCCTGTTTGTGGGGCAGGGTGACGTTGAGGCCACGGCAATCGAGGGCTTCGAGGGCGCGCAACACAGCGGCCAGTTCTGCCGCCGGCGTCGGCAGGGCCAGGTAGGCCCAGTTCAGCCCCAGCTCCGCCAGGGCGGCATTGTGCATCGCCGGTGAGAGCGAGTGACCCACCGGGTCCCCGAGAACGCCCACCAGGGCTGTGGCTCCATCGATGGTTGGGGGCATCGGCCCGGGCTCCTCTGCGGGCTCCTCTCCAGGCACCGTACGGGAACGGTTCGGGAACCACACCTCGCCTGGGCAGGCCCCTGGTGTGGAGGATGCATCCAGTTCAAACCACCCGTTCCAAAGGAGGGCCCCGATGGGCAAAGTTGTCGGAATTGACCTTGGCACCACGAACAGCTGCGTTGCGGTGATGGAGGGCGGCAAGCCCACCGTGATCGCCAATGCCGAGGGCTTCCGCACCACGCCCTCGGTGGTGGCCTACACCAAGAACCAGGACCAGCTGGTGGGCCAGATCGCCAAGCGCCAGGCGGTCATGAATCCTGAGAACACCTTCTATTCCGTCAAGCGCTTCATCGGCCGCCGCGTCGATGAGGTCAACGAGGAATCCAAGGAAGTCAGCTACGGGGTTGAGAAGGCGGGCGCCAATGTGAAGGTGAAGTGCCCGGTGCTGAACAAGCAGTTCGCCCCCGAGGAGGTGAGCGCCCAGGTGCTGCGCAAGCTCGCCGAAGACGCTGGCAAGTACCTCGGTGAAACCGTCACCCAGGCGGTGATCACCGTTCCCGCCTACTTCAACGACTCCCAGCGCCAGGCCACCAAGGACGCCGGCAAGATCGCCGGCCTTGAGGTGCTGCGCATCATCAACGAGCCCACGGCGGCGGCGCTGGCCTACGGCCTCGACAAGAAGAGCAACGAACGGATCCTGGTCTTCGACCTCGGCGGCGGCACCTTCGACGTCTCCGTGCTCGAGGTGGGCGATGGCGTCTTCGAGGTGCTCTCCACCAGCGGCGACACCCACCTGGGTGGCGACGACTTTGACAAGGTGATCGTCGATTACCTGGCCGCCAGCTTCAAGTCCAACGAGGGCATCGACCTGCGCCAGGACAAGCAGGCCCTCCAGCGCCTCACCGAGGCGGCTGAGAAGGCCAAGATCGAACTCTCCAGCGCCACCCAGGCCGAGATCAACCTGCCCTTCATCACGGCGACGCCGGAGGGGCCCAAGCACCTCGACCTCACCCTGACCCGGGCCAAGTTCGAGGAGCTGGCCTCCAAGCTCATTGACCGCTGCAGGGTGCCGGTGGAGCAAGCCCTCAAGGACGCCAAGCTCGCCTCCAGCGAACTCGACGAAGTGGTGATGGTGGGTGGTTCCACCCGCATCCCGGCGGTGCTGGAGCTGGTCAAGCGCGTCACCGGCAAGGACCCCAACCAGACGGTGAACCCCGATGAGGTGGTGGCCGTGGGTGCCGCCATCCAGGGCGGTGTGCTGGCCGGCGAGGTCAAGGACATCCTGCTTCTGGATGTCACCCCGCTCTCCTTGGGCGTGGAAACCCTGGGCGGCGTGATGACCAAGATGATCACCCGCAACACCACCATCCCGACCAAGAAGTCCGAGGTCTATTCCACCGCCGTCGATGGTCAGACCAACGTGGAGATCCACGTGCTCCAGGGCGAGCGTGAAATGGCCAGCGACAACAAGAGCCTCGGCACCTTCCGTCTCGACGGCATTCCCCCGTCCCCCCGTGGCGTGCCCCAGATCGAAGTCACCTTCGACATCGACGCCAACGGCATCCTCAGCGTCACGGCCAAGGACAAGGGCAGCGGCAAGGAGCAGAGCATCTCGATCACCGGCGCCTCCACCCTCAGTGAGAACGAGGTCGAGAAGATGGTCAAGGACGCTGAGTCCAACTCGGCCGCCGACAAGGAGAAGCGCGAGCGCATCGACCTCAAGAACCAGGCCGAAACCCTCATCTACCAGTCCGAGAAGCAACTCGGCGAACTGGGGGACAAGGTGGCCGCCGAAGACAAGGCCAAGGTGGAGGATCTGTCCAAGCAGCTCAAGGAGGCCCTCGAAAAAGAGGACTACACCGCCATCAAGACCGTGCTGGAGCAACTTCAGCAGGCCCTTTACGCCGCCGGTGCTTCGGTGTACCAGCAGGCGGGAGCGGCAGGAGCCGATGGGGCCGGCCCCCAACCGGGCGCCAACGGCAGCGGTGCCGCCAGCGACGACGTGATCGACGCCGAGTTCACCGAGAGCAAGTAAGCCCTCGGGTTCGCCGGGGTCCCAGCGATCCAGATCAGCCCCCGCTCCGGCGGGGGCTTTTTTCATGCTTCGATCTGCTCGGCCACCCAGGCGGCGCTGGCCGGTGCCAGCAGGATGCCGTTGCGGTAATGACCGGTGCTCACCAGTAGCCCGGGCCTCGGTTCGATCAGCACCGGGGCCGGCTGGCCCACGGGTCGCACCCGAAGCCCCTGCCACTGGCGCACGGTGCTGGCCTGACGCAGCCAGGTCGGGGCGTCACCCTGCAGGTTGGCCAGGTTGGTCAGCGCATCGGGGCTGGCGCTCTCGCCCGGCTCCAGGGTGGCCCCGATCCAGAGCCGCCGCTGGGGCCGGGGCACCAGGTTGATCCCTCGCCAGACCAGTGATCCTGGCCAGAGCTCGGGGGTTGAGGCTGCCAGTTCCAGTTCCAGGGCCTGGCCCAGCACGGGCTCCAGGGGGAGTTCGATCCCCAGCGTTTCCAGCAGGGGGGCGCTGCCCAGCCCGGCCGCCACCACGATCTTGTCGGCGCTCAGCTGCGCGCCGCCGGCCATCCGTATCCGCCAGCGGCCCGATGGACCTGGGGCGGGCTCGAGGTGCTCCACCGGTTCGTGCTGAAGGTTCAGGCCATGGGCGCGGCCATCGCACTCCAGCGCTTCACCCCAGCGGCTGGGATCGAGCTGGCCGTCACGGGGGGACCAGATCCCCCCCAGGGCGCCGCGGGGCAGGGCGGGCTCCAGCCCTTCGAGTGCGGAGGCCGTGCGCAGTTCCAGCGGCGGCCCGCTGGCTCCGCTGCGGCACACCAGGGCCTGCTGCCTCTGCCAGTCGTCGCCGTCATGGGCCAGCAGCAGCAGACCTCGCCGCAATTCCACCGGCTGGCCCGCCGCCGCCAGCAGGCCCTGCCATTGCTCCAGCAGCGCCAGGGAGTGTTGGCGCAGGCGCCAGCCCCGGCCACTGCGGCGCCGGTAGACGTCGGCCATCAGCAGCCCAAGGGCGGCTTCGCTGCCCCCTCTCACGCCCGCCGGCTGGCCCCCATCGATCAGCTGTACCTCGTGGCCCCGCCGGCTCAGAAGCCAGGCGCAGCAACGGCCGACGAACCCCCCGCCGATCACCACCACCGAACGGGCGGCGGCCGGCGGGGGGGCCATGCTCACACCTGGTTGAGGGCCGTCTTCACTTCCTGGGGCAGCACCTGGGCATAGCGACCGATGCCGCTCGCCACCTGGATGTAGGCCTTGCGCAGGCGCTCACCGTCCTGCAGGCGGGCCGCCTCATCCAGCTGGGCCAGGGAGCTCTTGACCTGGGCCGCCAGCAGGTCGGCCGAGGGGCGATCGGCCGGCAGCAGGCGTTGGTTGATGTACAGCATCTGCCGCCCCATCTCCTGGAAGGGGCCATGGATCAAGTTGCGGGTGAAGACCCAGTTCTTGTCGTTCACCAGGGTGGCCAGTTCGGTGAGCTCGTTGCGGGAGGCCAGGAAGCCTTCGGCCTGGCGCTGGATCACCGCCAGATCGGCGGAGCTGATGGTGGGTGGTTTGGAAGGTTCACCGGAGCAGGCCGCCAGAGCGAAACTGAGCACCACCGCGAGGCCGATGGCCAGGAAGTGTCGAACGGTCGAAACCAGCAGGGCGGCCATGGGGGGGGGACGAGCTGGGCGACTTTAACGGCGGTAACCGGCACAATGCCCCGATGCTTCAGCAACTGTCCGGAGGGAAGCGATGAGCGATCCCACGGCCATCCTTCAGTTGATTTGCCCGGATCGTCCGGGGTTGGTGAGTGAGCTCTCAGGCTGGGTGGCGGCCAACGGCGGCAACATCCGCCATGCCGACCACCACACCGACCTGGGGGCGGGTCTGTTCCTGAGCAGGATCGAATGGCAGCTCGAGGGATTCGGTTTGCCGCGCGAAGCGATCGTGCCCGCCACCTCGGCCCTGGCCCAGCGGCTCGAGGGGGTGGGTCAGGTCCATTTCTCCGACGAGACGCCCCGGGTGGCGATCTTCGTGAGCAAGCAGGACCACTGTCTGGTGGACCTGCTCTGGCGCACCCGCGCCGGCGAGTTGCCGATGCAGGTGCCGCTGGTGATCTCCAACCACGGCGACCTGCGGCCGCTGGCGGAGGATTTCGGTGCCCGCTTCGAGCATCTGCCGATCAGTGCCGCCACCAGGGAGCTGGTGGAGCAGCGTCAGCTGGAGTTGCTGGCCGATGAGGGGATCGAACTGGTGGTGCTGGCCAAGTACATGCAGGTGATCAGTCCTGCTTTCCTGCAGCGCTTCGACGCCCCGGAGGCCTTTCAGCGGGTGATCAACATTCACCATTCCTTCCTGCCCGCGTTCAAGGGCGCCCAGCCCTACCACCGGGCCTGGGAGCGGGGTGTGAAACTGATCGGCGCCACGGCCCACTACGTCAGTGAAGACCTTGACGGCGGCCCGATCATCGCCCAGGCCACCGTGGGTGTGAGCCACCGCGATGAGGTGGATGATCTGATCCGCAAGGGCCGCGACACCGAGCGCTTGGCCCTGGCCCGGGCCCTGCGCCTGCACCTGCGGCGCCAGGTGATGGTCTACCGGGGCCGCACGGCGGTGTTCGATTGAGAGATGAGGGGCCGGTCGGTATGGGGCGGTTCGAGTTGATCAGGGCGCGCTGGGGTCGCCAGCTGCTGGCGGAGCGGCCTCCCCAGGCCCATCCCCTGGGCTGGCGATGCTTCCAGTTGGGTCTGTTGCTGCTCGCCTCCAGCGCCCTGTTCGGCTCCCTGCTGCTGCTGTTGGCGCTGGTGCTGGGCAGCCGCGGCCGGGAGCCGTTCTGGCGCGACCGGGTGAACCGCCTGCTGGTGCTGGCCGCCGCCCTGATGGTGCTGGGCTGCTTCACGGCCAGCAGCGGTTGGCTGGCCTGGGTGGGCCTGGGCAACTGGGTGCCCTTCTTCTGGGCGTTCTGGGGCTTCCAGCCCTACGTGGCCACGGCCGCTGCCCGGCGCAAGGCGGCCCTGTGGCTGGTGGCCGGCACGGTGCCCGTGGTGCTCACCGGTCTGGGCCAGCTGTGGTGGGGCTGGAGTGGTCCGTTCCGATCGCTCCACGGCCTGGTGGTCTGGTGGATCGAGCCGGGGGGTGACCCGCCGGGACGGCTTTCAGGCTTGTTCGACTACGCCAACATCGCCGGTGCCTGGCTGGCGCTGGCCTGGCCCCTGGCCTTGGCGGCCCTGCTGGAGCGGCGCCTGGGCTGGAAACTGCGGAGTGTTGCCCTGCTGCTGGTGCTGGGCCAGGCGGTGGCCCTCTACCTCACCGATTCCCGCAACGCCTGGGGTGCCCTGGTGCTGGCGCTGCCGGTGGTGGCCGGGCCACTCACCTGGAGCTGGCTGCTGCCCCTGCTGCTGGCTGGGTTGCTGCTGGTGGGCCTGGCCAGCCTGCCGATGGTGCCGGCGGCCCTGCAGCACGCGGCCCGGGTGCTGGTGCCCGATCCGATCTGGGTGCGGCTCAGCGATGCCAACTTCGCCGGTCAGCGGCCCCTGGCGATCACGCGATTGAGCCAGTGGTCGGTGGCCGTGGGCCTGATCGCCGAGCGCCCCTGGCTGGGGTGGGGGGCGGCGGCCTTCAGCGTGATTTATCCCCTGCGCACGGGCCACTGGCATGGCCATCCCCACAACCTGCCGATCGATCTGGCCCTCAGCCATGGGCTGCCGGTGGCGGCCCTGTTGGTGGGCCTGGTGCTCTGGCTGTTGATCCGGGCCTGGAGGCTGGGGATGACCGCTGCCCCGGTCTTCGAGCGGGCCTGGTGGGCCTCGGCCCTGGTGCTGGTGGCCCTCCATGCCACCGACATGCCCTTTTACGACAGCCGCATCAACGTCGCCGGCTGGATCCTGCTGGCGGGCCTACGCCGCTTCGAGGGCCGGCCCGGCCGGATCGAGGGCGCTGCGGCGATGGCCGGCGAGGGTGGACTTGGGCAGGGGACCCTCCAGGTGGTCCCAGGGGAGCACCCGCAGGGGATCCCAGCTGTCGTGGATCACCTCCCCCCAGGGGGGCAGCGGGGCTGATCCTGGCTCGGGGCCCTGCTCCACCAGCTCCCGGTAGGTGCTTTTCCAGCCCCCCAGGCTTTCGTGGCGGCCGCGCACGGCGGCAATCACCGGCGCCAGGCGCCGATCGCTGCGCGAGAGCAGGGCCTGGATCACGCTCCAGCCGTAGCTCTCGGGCCGCAGTTCGATGCCCCTGGGCTTGAGGCGCTTGGCCAGCAACTTGAGGCGCTTCTCGGCCTCAGGGCGCACCCCTTCCCATTGGAACGGTGTGTGGGCCTTGGGCACGAAGGTGCTCACCCCCAGCGACAGCCTCAGCCCGGGGGTGGCTTTTTTGAGGGCCAGCAGCAGCTCGGCGGTGGCCTCGACGTCCGCCTCCTCCTCACTCGGCAGCCCGGCCATGCCGTAGAGCTTCAGGCCCGTGAGGCCACCTTCTCTGGCGTAACGGGCGGCGGCGAAGATCTCCTCGCCGCTCAGCTTCTTGTTCACCACCTGGCGCATGCGCTCGCTGCCGCTTTCGATCGCGATCGTCAGTGATTTGCTGCCGCGCTTGGCCAGGATCCGCCCCAGCTGGGGGGTGACCGTGGCGGCCCGCACCGAACTCACACTGAGGCGTATCCCATCGAAACGGTCAGCATCCAGCCAGCCCAGCAGATCTCCGAACTGAGGGTGCTGGGTCACAGAGGCCCCCAGCAGCCCCAGCCGCTGGGTGGCCCCCAGCCCCTTCTCCACCGCCGGGATCAGGCCGTCGTCGAGGGAGGGGGTACGAAAGGGCAGGGTGAGGTAACTGGCCAGGCAGAAGCGGCAGAGCTCCGGGCAGCTGCGCACCACCTCGACCATGTGAATCGAGGGCCAGGCCGCCTCGGGGGTGATCACGGTGGAATGGCTGAGGGTGTTGCCGCCCCAGGTCTGCTTGGCCACGGTGGCGGGGATGCCCGGCTCGATCGGCTCAACGGCCAGCAACCGGCCATCGGAGCCATAGCGGGGGGCGTAGAGCGAGGGCACATAGATCCCAGGCACCTGGGCCAGGGCCCGCAGGCGCTCGGCCCTGGGCGCGCTTCGGTGCGCCTGCACGGCGTCGATGAAGGCGGGCAGCAGCAGCTCCCCATCCCCCAGCAGCACCGCATCGAAGAAGGGGGCCAGGGGTTCTGGGTTGGCGGTGAGCACCGGACCGCCGCCGAACACGAGCGGGTCCGTCTCATGGCGATCGTGGCTCCAGATCGGGATGCGCTGTTGCTCCAGCAGGTCCAGCAGAACAGGGCCGTCCAGCTCCCAGCTCAAGGAGAGCCCGAATAGATCGAGACCGCCCCTGCCTTTCTGGTGCGGTGGGTCCCCCTGGTCGGTGAACAGCCGCCGCACATCCACATCGGGGCGTCGGGCCAGGGTCGCCCAGACCACCTGGAAGCCCAGGCTGGTGATCCCCACGGAATAGGTGCTGGGGAAGGCCAGCACCGTGCGCAGGGCATCGGCCGCCGGGGTGGCGGGCTCGAACAGCAGGGTTTCCTGGTTCAGTGGAGGTGGGAGGTCGTCACTCCCCCCAGCGTGTCACCGCCCCGAGCCTCCTGGGTGGAAGCAGGCCTGCGCCTACTGGCCCATCAGCCCCGAGAGGGGGCCGATCAGGCCGCTGATGGCGGAGCTGGCGGCAGCCTTGTCCGGGGTGGCGCCCGCGAAGGTGCTGGTCACCTTGGCGGCGGCGGCCTCGATGGCGGGGAACTTGTCACCGGCGAGGGGCTTGATCACCGGAGCCGCCTTCTCCCAGAGCCCTTTGAAGCCAGCGATGGTGGTAGAGGCTCCGGCCAGATTGCCGCCCTCCACCTCACCCTGGCCTTTCTTGAGCAGCTCCAGCACCGGGTTCACCGCGGGCGCCAGGGCGCCTTGGGCGCCGGCCGTGGCGGCGGTCTTGGCCGCATCGACGGCACCGGAGGCCGCATCCTTGACGGTGTCGGCGGTCCTGGAGCAGCCGCTGAGGACGAGTGCACCGGCCAAGGCGGCGGAGGCGGCCAGGTTCAAGCTGAAGCGGAACGGATGGGTCATCCCAAGGCATGAGGGGGGTCCGTCCGCAACGTAGGGAGGTCTCTTGGGCCCGAAGGACCCCGTCGCGAGTTGTTACTCCTGCTACAAGGTTCTGCTCAAACCGCGGCCAGCACCTGGGCCTGTTCCGCGCTGCTCACCACCCGTCCGTCATCCGCGAAGCCCTCGATCTGGTCGAAGTTGAGGTAGCGGTAGAGCTCGCCTGAGAGGGGATCGATCTTGGCGGCCGCAATCTCCAGGTACTCGGCCGGGCTGGGGATGCGGCCCAGCAGGGCGCAGACCGCCGCCAGCTCGGCGCTGCCCAGGTACACCTGGGCGCCGTTGCCGAGGCGGTTGTTGAAGTTGCGCGTGCTGGTGGAGAACACGGTGGTGTTGTCTTCCACCCGGGCCTGGTTGCCCATGCAGAGTGAGCATCCGGGCAGCTCCATGCGGGCGCCGGCGGCCTCGAACTTGGCGGTGTAACCCTCGGCGCGCAGCACCTCGTCGTCCATGCGGGTGGGGGGGCAGACCCACAGCCGCGCGGCGCTGGTGCCGGCTCCATCGAGCACCGTGGCGGCGGCGCGGTAATGGCCGATGTTGGTCATGCAGGAGCCGATGAACACCTCATCGATCCGCTCGCCCACCACTTCACTGAGAAGTTTGACGTTGTCGGGGTCATTGGGGCAGGCCAGCACCGGTTCGCTGAGCTCATCGAGGTTGATCTCGATCACCTCGGCATACTCCGCATCCGCATCGGCGCCCATCAGCTGGGGATCCGCCAGCCAGGCCTCCATCGCCTGGATCCGCCGGGCCATGGTGCGGGCGTCGGCGTAGCCGCGGGCGATCATGTTCTTGAGCAGTGCCACGTTGCTGCGCAGGTACTCGGCGACGGTGGCTTCCGAGAGCTTGATCGTGCAGCCGGCACAGGAGCGCTCGGCGGAGGCATCCGTTAACTCAAACGCCTGCTCCAGCTTGAGATCGGGCAGCCCCTCGATTTCCAGGATGCGGCCGGAGAAGACGTTCTTCTTGTTGGCCTTCTCCACGGTGAGCAGACCCTTCTGGATCGCCACCCAGGGGATGGCGTTGACCACGTCCCGCAGGGTGATGCCGGGCTGCAACGAGCCCGTGAAGCGCACCAGCACCGATTCGGGCATGTCGAGGGGCATGGCGCCGATGGCGGCAGCGAAGGCCACCAGCCCCGAGCCGGCAGGAAAGGAGATGCCCAGGGGGAAGCGGGTGTGGCTGTCGCCGCCGGTGCCCACGGTGTCGGGCAGGAGCATGCGGTTCAGCCAGCTGTGGATGATGCCGTCGCCGGGGCGCAGGGCGACGCCGCCGCGGGAGGCCATGAAATCGGGCAGCTCGGCGTGGGTTTTGAGGTCGACCGGCTTGGGGTAGGCGGCGGTGTGGCAGAAGCTCTGCAGCACCAGATCAGCTGAGAAGCCCAGGCAGGCGAGTTCCTTCATCTCATCGCGGGTCATCGGTCCAGTGGTGTCCTGGGAGCCGACGGTGGTCATCAGCGGTTCGCAGCTGGTGCCGGGGCGTACGCCGCTCAGGCCGCAGGCCTTGCCCACCATCTTCTGGGCCAGGGTGAAACCCTTGCCGGTGTCGGCGGGAGCCACGGGGCGGATGAACAGATCGCTGGGCGCCAGCCCCAGCTGGGCGCGCACCTTGTCGGTCAGCGAGCGGCCGATCAGCAGCGGGATGCGGCCTCCGGCGCGCACCTCATCGGTGATCGTGCTGGGCTTGAGCTCGAAGCGGGCCACCAGCTCGCCGGCGCCGGGTTCCCCCGCGGCCCGCTCGATCGTGCCGGCGTAGGGGCGGATCGTGATCACATCGCCGGTGTTCAGGGCGCTGACGTCGCACTCGACCGGCAGGGCGCCGGAATCCTCAGCGGTGTTGAAGAAGATCGGCGCGATCTTGCCGCCGAGCACCACGCCGCCGCTGCGCTTGTTGGGCACATGGGGGATGTCGGTGCCGGTGTGCCAGAGCACCGAGTTGATCGCTGATTTGCGCGAACTGCCGGTGCCCACCACATCGCCCACGTAGGCGACGGGGTATCCCTTGGTCTTGAGCTGCTCGATCAGCGCCAGCCCGCCCGGCATGCGGGTTTCCAGCATCGCCATGGCGTGCAGGGGGATGTCGGGCCGGGTGGTGGCGTGGGTGGCGGGCGAGAGGTCGTCGGTGTTGGTTTCCCCTTCCACCTTGAACACCGTGACCGTGATCGCGGCGGGCAGATCCGGCTTGGCGGTGAACCACTCGGCGGCGGCCCAGGAATCGACCACCCGCTTCGCCCAGGGGTTCGTTTCCGCCAGCTCCAGCACGTCGTGGAAGGAGTCGTAGACCAGCAGGGTGCGGCAAAGACCGGTGGCGGCCTCGGCGGCGATGGCTGGATCGGCGCTGGAGAGCAGCTCGATCAGGGCGCCGACGTTGTAGCCGCCGATCATGGTGGCCAGCAGGCGGGTGGCCTCGATCGGGCTCACCAGGGGGCTCGCGCTCAGCCCCTGGGCGATGGCGCTCAACCAGCTGGCCTTCACATAGGCCGCCTCATCCACTCCCGGGGGGATGCGTTCGCTGAGCAGATGCAGCAGAAAGCCCTGCTCACCGGCGGGGGGCTGCTCCAGCAGTTCTGTGAGGGCCTGGGTCTGGGCGGCATCCAGGGCCAGGGCCGGCACCCCCTGCGCCTCGCGATCAAGGGCGGCCTGGCGGTAGGCAGCAAGCATCACAGCGGTTCGATCTCAGCCCATTGTTCTTGGCCGCCGGACCGGCTTTGGTGACGATGGCTTCCAAAGCGACTGTTTAGGCTGGACGATTGGCCCGACCAGGAGACCGTCCCGGCATGATCCCCACCTCCGATTTGCACGTGGTGGAGACCCGCCCCCTGGTCGCTCCCGCCCTGCTGCACCGGGAGCTTCCCCTCACCGACAAGGCGGCCAGCACGGTGCTGGGGGCGCGGGAGCGCATCAAGGCGATCCTGCGGGGCGAGGACAGCCGCCTGCTGGTGATCGTGGGGCCCTGCTCGGTCCATGACGTGGCCGCCGCCAAGGAGTACGCCACCGCCATCGCCGAGCTGCACCAGCGTCACCGCCACCAGCTGGAGGTGGTGATGCGGGTGTATTTCGAGAAACCCCGCACCACCGTGGGCTGGAAGGGCCTGATCAACGACCCTCACCTCGATCACAGCTACGACATCAACACCGGCCTGCGCCTGGCCCGGGGGCTGCTGCTGCATCTCGCTGAGCTGGGCCTGCCCGCCGCCACCGAACTGCTGGATCCTGTGGTGCCCCAGTACATCGCCGATCTGATCAGCTGGACCGCCATCGGCGCCCGCACCACCGAGAGCCAGACCCACCGGGAGATGGCCTCGGGGCTGTCGATGCCGATCGGATTCAAAAACAGCACCGACGGCAGCGCCGCCACCGCCATCCATGCCATGGAGGCCGCGGCCCGCCCCCACCATTTCCTGGGCATCAATGCCCTTGGCCAGGCGGCGATCGTCACCACCACCGGCAACCCCGACGGTCATCTGGTGCTGCGGGGCGGCAAGGGCGGCACCAACTACCACCAGGAGGCGGTGGAGGAGTCGGCCGCTGCCCTGGCCAAGGCCGGCCTGCCCGCCCGGGTGATGGTGGACTGCAGCCACGGCAACTCGAACAAGGACTACCGCCGCCAGGGGGAGGTGGCGGAGCAGGTGGCCGAGCAGCTGCGCTCGGGTTCGCGCCACGTGATGGGGGTGATGATCGAGAGCCATCTGGTGGGCGGTAGCCAGAAGATTCCCGCCGATCTGAGCCAGCTCACCTACGGCCAGAGCATCACCGATGCCTGCATCGACCTGGCCACCACCCGTGGGCTGCTGGAGCAGCTTGGATCGGCTGTGGCCAAGGCGCAGTCTGGGTTGATGGCGTCGGTTTGAGTGATTGGCACTCGGCTGACTCGAGTGCCAGCTTGACATCAACCAGCGCAAACTGTTCCTGCTGAACAGAGTCTTTGGCCATCGTCTTTAGGGTGCGTTGGATCCACTCAACGCAGGCCCAGCCATGGTCTATTTCCTGCAGTTCTGCGGCTTTTCCAATCCGCTCCAGGTGTTTCACCTCGAGCAGAGCGCGGTCGCCCGTGGCCCCGCCTATGCCGGCTTCCGCCCCTTTCAGCTCGACGACCTGCTGGATTGGGCCCTCAGCGCCGCCCAGCTGAGGA
Proteins encoded in this window:
- the acnB gene encoding bifunctional aconitate hydratase 2/2-methylisocitrate dehydratase translates to MLAAYRQAALDREAQGVPALALDAAQTQALTELLEQPPAGEQGFLLHLLSERIPPGVDEAAYVKASWLSAIAQGLSASPLVSPIEATRLLATMIGGYNVGALIELLSSADPAIAAEAATGLCRTLLVYDSFHDVLELAETNPWAKRVVDSWAAAEWFTAKPDLPAAITVTVFKVEGETNTDDLSPATHATTRPDIPLHAMAMLETRMPGGLALIEQLKTKGYPVAYVGDVVGTGSSRKSAINSVLWHTGTDIPHVPNKRSGGVVLGGKIAPIFFNTAEDSGALPVECDVSALNTGDVITIRPYAGTIERAAGEPGAGELVARFELKPSTITDEVRAGGRIPLLIGRSLTDKVRAQLGLAPSDLFIRPVAPADTGKGFTLAQKMVGKACGLSGVRPGTSCEPLMTTVGSQDTTGPMTRDEMKELACLGFSADLVLQSFCHTAAYPKPVDLKTHAELPDFMASRGGVALRPGDGIIHSWLNRMLLPDTVGTGGDSHTRFPLGISFPAGSGLVAFAAAIGAMPLDMPESVLVRFTGSLQPGITLRDVVNAIPWVAIQKGLLTVEKANKKNVFSGRILEIEGLPDLKLEQAFELTDASAERSCAGCTIKLSEATVAEYLRSNVALLKNMIARGYADARTMARRIQAMEAWLADPQLMGADADAEYAEVIEINLDELSEPVLACPNDPDNVKLLSEVVGERIDEVFIGSCMTNIGHYRAAATVLDGAGTSAARLWVCPPTRMDDEVLRAEGYTAKFEAAGARMELPGCSLCMGNQARVEDNTTVFSTSTRNFNNRLGNGAQVYLGSAELAAVCALLGRIPSPAEYLEIAAAKIDPLSGELYRYLNFDQIEGFADDGRVVSSAEQAQVLAAV
- a CDS encoding 3-deoxy-7-phosphoheptulonate synthase, with translation MIPTSDLHVVETRPLVAPALLHRELPLTDKAASTVLGARERIKAILRGEDSRLLVIVGPCSVHDVAAAKEYATAIAELHQRHRHQLEVVMRVYFEKPRTTVGWKGLINDPHLDHSYDINTGLRLARGLLLHLAELGLPAATELLDPVVPQYIADLISWTAIGARTTESQTHREMASGLSMPIGFKNSTDGSAATAIHAMEAAARPHHFLGINALGQAAIVTTTGNPDGHLVLRGGKGGTNYHQEAVEESAAALAKAGLPARVMVDCSHGNSNKDYRRQGEVAEQVAEQLRSGSRHVMGVMIESHLVGGSQKIPADLSQLTYGQSITDACIDLATTRGLLEQLGSAVAKAQSGLMASV